The following coding sequences are from one Pigmentibacter ruber window:
- a CDS encoding serine hydrolase domain-containing protein, translating into MGRIVLGFYSLLFSLSLNNKAYSNIENKKEIISKVKNFTQIIEKEKKDQQGFVLAILYKDQVIYKSIHGYKKGKKYPITSKTLFPLASVSKPITATALALMAQKGKINLNEPFELPYIKNPIQFSNILSHTTGYQFSGDREIERGFSRDKLLNTLKNHPVDCEPFNCYRYSNATFSLVEEALNLYDLNYNEVMKNLNKSLQTKEIRLQVNKTNEDLAYPHLKQNVKGKILFKQLPYPPYYPKTVPASAGVFASLNGMIEFYKLAFGYKPNILSPRIAKSMFTPVIANNDAKKWNVQWPAKKENIESSYALGWRILNIKTNPDNTLVYHPGFINGITSFIGFIPSKEVGIIILTNQGSKFASKNGIAFWSHIISNQKKSISF; encoded by the coding sequence ATGGGAAGAATTGTTTTAGGTTTTTATTCTCTTCTTTTTTCTTTAAGTCTTAATAACAAGGCATACTCAAATATTGAAAATAAGAAAGAAATAATAAGTAAAGTTAAAAATTTTACACAAATTATTGAAAAAGAAAAAAAAGATCAACAAGGCTTTGTCCTTGCAATTTTATATAAAGATCAAGTTATATATAAGTCTATACATGGTTATAAAAAGGGCAAAAAATACCCAATTACTTCAAAAACATTATTCCCGCTTGCATCTGTATCAAAACCAATAACTGCTACAGCATTAGCGTTAATGGCTCAAAAAGGAAAAATAAATTTAAATGAACCTTTTGAGTTACCTTATATAAAAAATCCTATCCAATTTTCTAATATATTGAGCCATACTACTGGCTATCAATTCTCAGGTGATAGAGAAATTGAACGCGGATTTAGTCGTGATAAATTATTAAATACTTTAAAAAATCATCCTGTAGATTGCGAGCCTTTTAATTGCTATCGTTACAGTAATGCTACTTTTAGTTTAGTTGAAGAAGCGCTTAACTTGTATGATTTAAACTATAATGAAGTCATGAAAAACTTAAATAAGTCCTTACAGACGAAGGAAATTAGACTACAAGTAAATAAAACTAATGAAGATCTTGCTTATCCTCACTTAAAACAAAATGTAAAAGGAAAAATCTTATTTAAGCAGCTACCTTATCCACCCTATTATCCTAAAACGGTACCTGCATCTGCAGGAGTATTTGCTTCATTAAATGGGATGATAGAATTTTATAAATTAGCTTTTGGCTACAAACCTAACATTCTATCACCAAGAATTGCAAAAAGTATGTTTACTCCTGTTATTGCAAATAATGATGCAAAAAAATGGAATGTACAATGGCCCGCAAAAAAAGAAAATATTGAATCATCATATGCATTAGGATGGAGAATATTAAATATTAAAACCAATCCAGATAACACACTAGTTTATCATCCAGGTTTTATAAATGGAATTACTTCTTTTATAGGATTTATACCATCTAAAGAGGTTGGAATTATTATTTTAACAAATCAGGGATCAAAATTTGCTTCAAAAAATGGGATTGCATTTTGGAGTCATATTATCAGTAATCAAAAAAAATCAATAAGTTTTTAA
- a CDS encoding TMEM175 family protein: MNLLKNAIQVGNMSKARLEAFSDGVIAVIITVLVLEIHLPNNHVNPNDLTPVLLSLIPKGISYLISFITITVWWVSHHQLLHIIEKTDRGLLWLNSLFLLFLSFIPFPTSLIGEYPQEFSSILIYAATGVFTSISFTIMKWYCLFKSKLVYQTIPEEILLKSFKKGFISPLLYFSSIIIGYFYPIISFIIFAFIPCYYFIPGLLEKHIIKK, translated from the coding sequence ATGAACTTACTTAAAAATGCAATTCAAGTGGGTAACATGTCGAAAGCTCGTTTAGAAGCTTTTAGCGATGGTGTTATAGCGGTAATAATCACTGTATTAGTTTTAGAAATTCATTTACCTAATAATCATGTTAACCCTAATGATTTGACTCCAGTTCTGTTATCATTAATACCCAAAGGGATAAGCTACTTAATTAGTTTTATTACTATAACTGTCTGGTGGGTATCACATCATCAACTTTTACACATTATAGAAAAAACAGATCGAGGTTTGCTTTGGCTAAACTCTTTATTTTTACTATTTCTTTCATTTATTCCTTTTCCAACATCTTTAATTGGCGAATATCCCCAAGAGTTCTCTTCTATATTAATCTATGCTGCAACCGGAGTCTTTACTAGTATTAGTTTTACTATTATGAAATGGTATTGTTTATTTAAATCAAAATTAGTTTATCAAACAATTCCTGAAGAGATTCTTTTAAAAAGCTTTAAAAAAGGATTTATTAGTCCATTACTATATTTTTCTTCAATCATAATTGGATACTTCTATCCAATTATATCTTTTATTATTTTTGCTTTTATACCGTGCTATTATTTTATCCCTGGTCTTCTTGAAAAGCACATTATAAAAAAATAG
- a CDS encoding aminotransferase class III-fold pyridoxal phosphate-dependent enzyme, producing the protein MLTKFPAYYVMAANTDVGKTIFSCGITMTAVKNALRLLYIKPIQTGFPLDSDSSFIKIYNPSDLVSTKTIFSLSNPVSPHRAIFENSNDNPDQCILDEKMLSILEEELKNNDSQFILIEGAGGVASPTIQGQLQCDVYRSLRLPIIFVADSKLGGISCTISSIALLETKGYEIACVLLFDGKDENAVFLKKHYKNKFPVFSFKNLTENKENKTEKIGKKELENWFKTNDEIFSNVFQHLTSYHLTKIEVIEDYIETAKEHIWWPFTQHGFNIEPKVIDSAYKDNITYVNLNKLRDQNILTHCNYDANASWWTQGIGHASFRLAHAAAMAAARYGHVMFPGNIHEPAVKLTQKLINTVGKGWAKRVFFSDNGSTAVEVAIKIAFRKKFGVPNQNEKIKNILVLGLKDTYHGDTHATMNATNPNSFKFNDYWYEPKGYWLSYPSVFMKNKKYFVSLPDEFNSDKLFELNISNLNEIFDKNRDNVILNEIYQNYIDRQMYVLEDSSFTVGALLLEPILQGAGGMKLIDPLFQRLLIQECKKRKIPVIFDEVFTGFWRLGKISAAHLMDEKPDIACYAKLLTGGLLPLSVTLTTEECFESFLGDSLSTALLHGHSYTAHPIGCFVAAEAIEEMFNSSHFCSDNNCLEIPWDFELIEKFSELQNISKVFALGSVFVFELQDEHSDYTSTRSKVLVDKLKEENIDVRCLGNIVYLFAGFNTKKEYLKVVLSKIYDNLKLECHL; encoded by the coding sequence ATGTTAACAAAATTTCCAGCTTATTATGTCATGGCAGCAAATACTGATGTTGGTAAAACTATTTTTTCCTGTGGTATTACCATGACAGCGGTGAAGAATGCACTTCGGTTACTGTATATTAAACCAATTCAAACAGGTTTTCCGCTAGATTCCGATTCTTCTTTTATCAAAATATATAATCCATCTGATTTAGTTTCAACAAAAACTATTTTCTCGCTTTCAAATCCCGTATCCCCACATCGAGCAATATTTGAAAATAGTAATGATAATCCTGATCAATGTATTTTAGATGAAAAAATGTTGAGCATACTAGAAGAAGAATTAAAAAATAATGATTCTCAATTTATTTTGATCGAAGGTGCAGGTGGAGTCGCTTCACCAACGATACAAGGGCAATTACAATGTGATGTATATAGGAGTTTAAGACTTCCCATTATCTTTGTAGCAGATAGTAAACTTGGAGGAATATCCTGTACAATTAGTTCAATTGCTTTGTTAGAAACAAAAGGATATGAAATTGCATGTGTATTATTATTTGATGGTAAAGACGAAAATGCTGTGTTTTTAAAAAAACATTACAAAAATAAATTTCCTGTTTTTTCATTTAAAAATCTTACTGAAAATAAAGAAAATAAGACAGAAAAAATTGGAAAAAAAGAACTTGAAAATTGGTTTAAAACGAATGATGAAATTTTTTCAAATGTATTTCAGCATTTAACGAGTTATCATTTAACTAAAATAGAAGTTATTGAAGATTATATTGAAACAGCGAAAGAGCATATTTGGTGGCCTTTTACTCAACATGGATTTAATATTGAACCTAAGGTTATAGATAGTGCTTATAAGGACAATATTACTTACGTTAATTTAAATAAATTGCGCGATCAAAATATACTTACGCATTGTAATTATGATGCAAATGCAAGTTGGTGGACACAAGGAATTGGTCATGCTTCTTTTCGCTTAGCGCATGCAGCTGCTATGGCTGCTGCAAGATACGGACATGTTATGTTTCCTGGCAATATTCATGAACCAGCAGTTAAATTGACACAGAAATTAATTAATACTGTGGGAAAAGGTTGGGCAAAGCGAGTTTTCTTTTCTGATAACGGTTCAACAGCTGTAGAAGTTGCTATAAAAATTGCTTTCAGAAAGAAATTTGGTGTTCCAAATCAAAATGAAAAAATAAAAAATATTTTAGTTTTAGGATTAAAAGATACTTATCATGGTGATACACATGCAACAATGAATGCAACTAATCCAAACTCTTTTAAATTTAATGACTATTGGTATGAGCCAAAGGGGTACTGGCTATCATATCCATCAGTATTTATGAAAAATAAAAAGTATTTTGTTTCTTTACCTGATGAATTTAATTCTGATAAGCTGTTTGAATTAAACATAAGTAATTTAAATGAAATTTTTGATAAAAATAGAGATAATGTCATTCTAAATGAAATTTATCAGAACTATATAGACAGACAAATGTATGTATTAGAAGATTCATCATTCACAGTAGGTGCTTTATTATTAGAACCTATTTTGCAAGGTGCTGGGGGTATGAAATTAATAGATCCTTTATTTCAAAGGTTATTAATTCAGGAATGTAAGAAAAGAAAAATTCCGGTTATATTTGATGAAGTTTTTACTGGCTTTTGGCGATTAGGAAAAATATCAGCTGCACATTTGATGGATGAAAAACCAGATATTGCATGTTATGCAAAACTTTTAACAGGTGGGTTGCTACCTTTATCTGTAACGCTAACAACTGAAGAATGTTTTGAGAGTTTTTTGGGAGATAGTTTATCAACCGCGTTATTACATGGGCATTCGTATACTGCTCATCCTATAGGTTGTTTTGTTGCCGCTGAAGCAATAGAAGAAATGTTTAACTCTTCGCATTTTTGTAGTGATAATAATTGTTTGGAAATACCTTGGGATTTTGAATTAATCGAAAAATTTTCTGAATTACAAAATATTAGCAAAGTATTTGCTCTAGGAAGCGTTTTTGTGTTTGAATTGCAAGATGAGCATTCAGACTACACATCAACACGTTCAAAAGTTTTAGTAGATAAACTAAAAGAAGAAAATATTGATGTAAGATGTTTAGGAAATATTGTGTATTTATTTGCTGGATTTAATACTAAAAAAGAATATTTGAAAGTAGTATTATCTAAAATATACGATAATTTAAAACTAGAATGTCATTTATAA
- a CDS encoding aminotransferase class I/II-fold pyridoxal phosphate-dependent enzyme produces MSFNYLNELWEKSQKKIKLEGNYREINSFQELVKNKKNFIDFSSNDYLNLRSNKNIIEAGYINALTNGAGSGSSRLVLELDKNISKLENYFSEKTDFRYSIFFPSGFIANAALFDALSLFQWEEQEKPNIHYYIDHRCHSSLFYGLKNANVYFDFFRHNDYLHLENKLSHSKATVKIIVVESLYSVDGDFSDPVALFELCKKHNLLIIIDETHTIGIYGKSRTWLQAYPYLKPYILASMSGCGKAVGVAGGFLATDHQQLKERMIQKSRHLIYSTAVSPFVTGAVLQSLEIIFSSEGEKLITKLQENISYLRDKIIEFSDTETEFNFSLFDFNKQKSNIFPLVYKNHLQIKQKEKFFIENGLILKALRPPTVPKGTSRFRIILKASHSKEDLDTLIDYLKK; encoded by the coding sequence ATGTCCTTTAATTATCTCAATGAATTATGGGAAAAATCACAAAAGAAAATAAAACTGGAAGGAAATTATCGTGAAATAAATTCCTTCCAGGAATTAGTAAAAAATAAAAAAAACTTTATAGATTTTTCCTCAAATGATTATTTAAATCTTCGAAGCAACAAAAATATTATTGAAGCTGGGTATATAAATGCTTTAACAAATGGTGCTGGTTCTGGTAGTTCAAGATTAGTTTTGGAACTTGATAAAAATATTTCAAAGTTAGAAAATTATTTTTCAGAAAAAACCGACTTTCGTTATTCAATTTTTTTTCCTAGTGGCTTTATAGCTAATGCTGCATTATTTGATGCTCTATCCTTGTTTCAATGGGAAGAACAAGAAAAACCAAACATCCATTATTATATAGATCATCGTTGTCATTCAAGTTTATTTTATGGATTAAAAAATGCAAATGTTTACTTTGATTTTTTCCGTCATAATGACTATTTGCATTTAGAAAATAAACTGTCTCATTCCAAAGCGACTGTTAAAATAATTGTTGTAGAGTCGTTATATTCTGTGGATGGAGATTTTTCCGATCCTGTTGCATTGTTTGAATTGTGTAAGAAACACAATTTATTAATTATCATTGATGAAACTCATACCATTGGTATTTACGGAAAGAGTAGAACTTGGCTACAAGCATATCCATATTTAAAACCTTATATACTTGCTTCTATGTCTGGCTGTGGAAAAGCAGTTGGTGTTGCTGGTGGTTTTCTAGCTACAGATCATCAGCAATTAAAAGAACGTATGATTCAAAAATCTAGACATTTAATCTACTCTACTGCTGTCTCTCCTTTTGTTACAGGAGCGGTTTTGCAATCTTTAGAAATTATTTTTTCTTCTGAGGGAGAAAAATTAATAACTAAATTACAAGAAAATATTTCCTATTTAAGAGATAAAATTATAGAATTTTCTGATACTGAGACTGAATTCAACTTTAGCTTGTTTGATTTCAATAAACAAAAATCAAATATATTTCCTCTTGTTTATAAAAATCATTTACAAATTAAACAAAAAGAAAAGTTTTTTATTGAAAATGGATTGATTTTAAAAGCTTTACGTCCTCCAACAGTTCCTAAAGGCACGTCTCGTTTTCGAATTATTTTAAAAGCTAGTCATTCAAAAGAAGATTTAGATACTTTGATCGATTATTTGAAAAAATAA
- the bioB gene encoding biotin synthase BioB encodes MQQISESFENQPLSTACHTENIDCGISEDYDEEIYQKAMNYYHLPFLQLIQEAAGVHKENWPEADIQRSALLSIKTGSCPEDCSYCPQSARYETDIKKHPLMEVEDIVEKAKAAKENGAQRFCMGAAWRKPPRGEQFDRVLEAIRQVKALGMESCVTLGLLDEEQASKLKQAGLDYYNHNVDTSKDYYSKVITTRKFKDRVKTLRNVRNQNINICCGGILGMGESASDRMKLIAFLATMSPQPESVPINFLVKFDGTPLEKMEDIDILHFVRTIAVARLLLPKSRIRLSAGRMDMSREAQILCLTAGANSIFSGEVLLTSPLPGYTFDNQLIDDMTKPLTVCNKEMVHVL; translated from the coding sequence ATGCAACAGATATCAGAATCTTTTGAAAACCAACCCCTATCTACAGCTTGTCATACTGAAAATATCGATTGTGGGATTTCAGAAGATTACGATGAAGAAATTTATCAGAAAGCTATGAATTATTACCACTTGCCCTTTTTGCAGCTGATTCAAGAAGCAGCAGGTGTGCACAAAGAAAACTGGCCTGAGGCGGATATTCAAAGAAGCGCTCTTCTATCTATAAAAACCGGTTCATGCCCTGAAGACTGTTCCTACTGTCCACAAAGTGCACGTTATGAAACTGATATAAAAAAACATCCTTTGATGGAAGTTGAAGATATTGTAGAAAAAGCCAAAGCTGCAAAAGAAAATGGGGCTCAACGATTTTGTATGGGTGCGGCATGGCGTAAACCACCACGTGGCGAACAATTTGATCGTGTATTAGAGGCCATACGACAAGTAAAAGCTCTTGGTATGGAGTCTTGTGTTACCCTTGGACTTTTAGACGAAGAGCAGGCAAGTAAATTAAAGCAAGCGGGCTTAGATTATTACAATCATAATGTTGATACATCTAAGGATTATTATTCAAAAGTCATTACAACTAGAAAGTTTAAAGATAGAGTAAAAACTCTAAGAAATGTTAGAAATCAGAATATCAATATTTGTTGTGGTGGTATTTTAGGGATGGGAGAATCAGCTTCAGATAGAATGAAGTTAATAGCTTTTTTAGCTACAATGTCTCCTCAGCCTGAGAGTGTGCCAATAAACTTTTTAGTTAAATTTGATGGAACTCCGCTAGAAAAAATGGAAGACATAGATATTTTACATTTTGTTAGAACAATTGCAGTTGCCCGTCTATTGCTACCTAAATCGCGAATTCGCTTGTCAGCTGGTAGAATGGATATGAGCAGAGAAGCTCAAATTTTATGTTTAACCGCTGGAGCTAATTCTATTTTTTCTGGAGAAGTGCTATTAACGTCACCATTACCAGGCTACACATTTGATAATCAATTAATTGATGATATGACTAAACCACTAACAGTTTGTAATAAAGAAATGGTTCATGTCCTTTAA
- a CDS encoding beta-ketoacyl-[acyl-carrier-protein] synthase family protein: MTVSKENFTIYTDIVSSFCHLPAVLQSNANIAKDFQTTGKTVSDVASSIQKHTGIIQRRYALPEQACSDLVIQAVLHSSIDLNNLASIVVATTSGDCPSPATAHFIHSGLNLHPYVHCFDVASSCSSYLSALRSSLGITQTTSQAVLLAASEVKNKGLLQNDLRTRSLFGDGAAGIVLRQNLPKKNKDFFCFAYQESNSKIINNITIPVGGSRQPTTLENINNNKLFLNQPKETFSIIVKSLIKAIESCWEQRTKMLLEMNNKYDETVPCTIFIHQANKNILKDVKQKINPQLSDKITILMADIGNTVCASLPILRCRVLFLKNILSYEKNYICKKELVNYFSKICQKSNIFSYKIKENGIIFQTIYANELIEIFDSGSSSLSNSWLEQISEEEYLDLVNLTKKETETCNKDSARIKYLDIWIAAGGGFQTVGVLHGKL; this comes from the coding sequence ATGACTGTTTCAAAAGAAAATTTTACTATTTATACAGATATTGTGAGTAGCTTTTGTCATTTGCCTGCCGTATTGCAATCAAATGCAAATATTGCGAAAGATTTTCAAACCACTGGTAAAACAGTTTCCGATGTCGCATCTTCTATCCAAAAACATACCGGAATTATCCAAAGAAGATATGCTTTACCCGAACAAGCTTGCAGTGATCTTGTCATCCAAGCTGTTTTACATTCAAGTATTGACTTAAATAATCTTGCCTCTATAGTTGTCGCAACCACCTCGGGTGATTGCCCCTCACCTGCAACAGCACATTTTATTCATTCGGGTTTAAATTTACATCCCTACGTCCATTGTTTTGATGTTGCTAGCTCATGTAGTAGCTATCTTTCAGCCCTTAGAAGTTCACTTGGTATTACTCAGACGACTTCTCAAGCTGTTTTACTTGCAGCAAGCGAAGTAAAAAATAAGGGTCTTCTCCAAAATGATCTTAGAACACGTTCTTTATTTGGAGATGGAGCCGCAGGAATTGTTTTAAGGCAAAATTTGCCTAAGAAAAATAAAGATTTTTTTTGTTTCGCTTATCAAGAATCAAATTCAAAAATTATCAACAATATAACAATTCCGGTTGGAGGATCTCGCCAACCAACTACTCTTGAAAACATAAACAATAATAAGCTTTTTTTAAATCAACCCAAAGAAACATTTTCAATTATTGTGAAATCATTAATAAAAGCAATTGAAAGCTGTTGGGAACAAAGAACAAAAATGTTGTTAGAAATGAATAATAAATATGATGAGACAGTTCCTTGTACTATTTTCATTCACCAAGCTAATAAAAATATTTTGAAAGACGTTAAGCAAAAAATTAATCCCCAATTATCAGACAAAATAACTATTCTTATGGCTGATATTGGTAATACAGTTTGCGCTTCCTTACCTATCCTACGATGCCGTGTGTTGTTTTTAAAAAATATTTTATCTTATGAAAAAAATTATATTTGTAAAAAAGAATTAGTTAATTATTTTAGTAAAATATGTCAAAAATCAAACATTTTTTCCTATAAAATAAAAGAAAATGGAATAATATTTCAAACTATTTATGCAAATGAATTAATCGAAATTTTTGATTCAGGCTCTTCTTCTTTAAGTAACTCATGGTTAGAACAAATAAGTGAAGAAGAGTATTTAGATTTAGTAAATTTAACAAAAAAAGAAACAGAAACTTGCAATAAAGATAGTGCAAGAATAAAGTACCTAGACATTTGGATTGCTGCTGGAGGGGGTTTTCAAACAGTAGGAGTCCTGCATGGGAAGTTATAA
- a CDS encoding glycoside hydrolase — protein MKFFSKKSLFFFICLNINNINAFADTNVVEIQLDNWSAEINLKSLEVVGKIEQNSLSIASPISHLLSDFKNLKKSSNIYSWEYPDKNISVEVKKENNFLVFKFTSKIPQIFEWPSTLTSTTSDTNNSEELVIPDGEGLLIPTQDPFWIAKIDKYDAYEYSMKEQLTLPLFANITDYNTVTYISDSSLNNTLKFNKNSDSIYIQQEHQFRQKDNLSPYVIKITVDPKQDFLAPGKHFRNLLSQKNELITLKQKASHNKEITKLYGAFHAYLWGTGRTEESLKLLKDLGIHSLWLGYDQNNHEKYKVTKKFIQSAKNYGYLVGPYDTWENIQNPKTADTQLSIFPNAWPIAAIIEEGGKRKPGFQNRGYEASSEYFAKQKPENRDLYLRLKNFKETGINSYFLDVDATGLLHDDYSPLHPMNAKKDMENRIKRLNYISKNEKLVLGSETAVYWAIPSLAFAHGNFSVFNSPHWQLSRQQKIYGRWYPTERPEFFFKTIKAPEDYENTKYNPLYRIPLFQYVYHDAIISTDRWEIPITKFSNLKTKRTLFEILYGIPSMWSLDLKLIKENKIDLKKYSDFFQIYHHKIAELPLTNFEFLTNDKFVQQAKYGNEIIVTANFSKINYKNIPKESVEVNYLKENKKVIYTP, from the coding sequence ATGAAGTTTTTTTCTAAAAAATCTCTCTTTTTTTTTATCTGTCTAAATATTAATAATATAAATGCATTTGCTGATACAAATGTTGTTGAAATCCAATTAGACAACTGGAGTGCTGAAATTAATTTAAAAAGTTTAGAAGTAGTGGGAAAAATTGAGCAAAATTCTCTTTCTATAGCTTCTCCAATTTCTCACTTATTAAGTGATTTTAAAAATTTAAAAAAAAGTTCAAATATTTATAGCTGGGAGTATCCTGACAAAAATATTTCAGTTGAAGTAAAAAAAGAAAATAATTTTTTAGTGTTTAAATTTACTTCTAAAATTCCACAGATTTTTGAATGGCCAAGTACTTTAACTTCAACCACTTCTGATACAAATAATTCTGAAGAATTAGTTATACCAGATGGAGAAGGTTTACTTATCCCAACTCAAGATCCATTTTGGATTGCCAAAATTGACAAATATGATGCCTATGAATATTCAATGAAAGAACAGCTTACATTGCCCTTATTTGCTAATATAACTGATTATAATACCGTAACGTATATATCTGATAGTTCGTTAAATAATACTTTAAAATTTAATAAAAATTCAGATAGTATTTATATTCAACAGGAACATCAATTTAGGCAAAAAGATAATTTATCACCATATGTTATTAAAATTACAGTAGATCCTAAACAAGATTTTTTGGCTCCAGGAAAACATTTTAGAAATTTATTGTCACAAAAAAACGAACTCATTACTTTAAAACAAAAAGCATCGCATAATAAAGAAATAACCAAACTATATGGAGCTTTTCATGCTTATCTTTGGGGAACCGGCAGAACTGAAGAATCCTTAAAATTATTAAAAGATTTAGGTATTCATTCATTGTGGCTCGGCTATGATCAAAATAATCACGAGAAATATAAAGTAACTAAAAAATTTATTCAGTCTGCAAAAAATTATGGATATTTAGTTGGACCTTACGATACTTGGGAAAATATTCAAAATCCTAAAACTGCAGATACACAACTTTCTATTTTTCCAAATGCCTGGCCAATTGCTGCTATTATTGAAGAGGGAGGCAAACGCAAACCTGGTTTTCAAAACCGTGGATACGAAGCAAGTTCTGAATATTTTGCGAAGCAAAAACCTGAAAATAGAGATTTGTATTTAAGATTAAAAAATTTTAAAGAAACAGGAATTAATAGTTACTTTTTAGATGTAGATGCAACAGGATTATTGCATGATGATTATTCACCGCTCCATCCAATGAACGCAAAAAAAGATATGGAAAATAGAATTAAACGCTTAAACTATATTTCTAAAAATGAAAAATTAGTACTTGGGTCAGAAACTGCTGTTTATTGGGCAATACCTAGTCTAGCCTTTGCGCATGGAAATTTTTCTGTATTTAATTCTCCACACTGGCAATTAAGCAGACAACAAAAAATTTATGGGCGTTGGTATCCAACTGAAAGACCAGAATTCTTTTTCAAAACAATTAAAGCCCCAGAAGATTATGAAAATACTAAATATAATCCTTTATATCGAATTCCACTCTTTCAATATGTCTACCATGATGCCATTATTAGCACTGATAGATGGGAAATTCCAATCACTAAATTTAGCAATTTAAAAACTAAAAGAACATTATTTGAAATTCTGTATGGAATACCTTCTATGTGGTCTTTGGATTTAAAACTAATTAAAGAAAATAAAATAGATTTAAAAAAATATTCTGATTTTTTTCAAATTTACCATCATAAAATAGCTGAATTACCTTTAACAAATTTTGAATTTCTAACTAATGATAAATTTGTCCAGCAAGCTAAATATGGGAATGAAATAATAGTTACTGCAAACTTTTCAAAAATTAATTATAAGAATATTCCGAAAGAAAGTGTCGAAGTAAATTATCTAAAAGAAAATAAAAAAGTAATTTATACACCTTAA
- a CDS encoding tetratricopeptide repeat protein, producing the protein MDHSDLFKKFGLNPPEPFSTELSIHVGESHNEIRLIIKHHLNKLGFNNVRADRDGHASLAELKVKPAHIALEGDDLDVVTGYDMLKELMEDPNVSRPPFILMSKPLNKAELMFALEMGMDDILVRPISQGDLLPKIRNAYNVFNNPKNPERVYELAKAKLRAEDYPQAFQIYSELTKVSEKAARPYIGMARVQIKQNSLEEALGYVNKGIEKNENYIHAYVVRADIYTAMKQDEKALEDLKKALELSPMNIIRYEGCTESLLKQNKIDECLSILNIGASAGLKHPYIIERLGYCYFLKKDYVNALKLLKEAVRIDPENVSYANSLAICYRDSKDFEKAVLTYNQILKKQPDNHLVLFNKAVTLIFWDKKDEAIKILRRILKIDPNYNKAKEKLSELGASIEG; encoded by the coding sequence GTGGATCATTCTGATCTCTTTAAAAAGTTTGGATTAAATCCACCAGAGCCATTCAGTACAGAATTATCCATTCATGTTGGTGAATCACATAATGAAATCCGTCTGATAATTAAACATCATTTAAATAAATTAGGATTTAATAATGTAAGAGCTGATAGGGATGGTCATGCATCTTTAGCTGAACTTAAAGTTAAACCTGCCCATATTGCATTAGAAGGTGATGATTTAGATGTTGTCACAGGCTACGATATGTTAAAAGAATTGATGGAAGATCCTAATGTTTCACGTCCCCCTTTTATTTTAATGTCAAAACCTTTAAACAAGGCAGAACTTATGTTTGCCTTGGAAATGGGGATGGATGACATTTTAGTCCGCCCTATATCCCAAGGGGATTTGTTACCCAAAATAAGAAATGCTTATAATGTATTTAACAATCCTAAAAATCCAGAAAGAGTTTATGAACTCGCTAAAGCAAAATTAAGAGCTGAAGATTATCCTCAGGCATTTCAAATTTACTCGGAACTGACAAAAGTATCAGAAAAAGCGGCTAGACCTTATATTGGCATGGCAAGGGTGCAAATTAAGCAAAATAGTTTAGAAGAAGCGTTAGGTTATGTGAATAAAGGAATTGAAAAAAATGAAAACTATATTCACGCCTATGTTGTACGAGCTGATATTTATACAGCTATGAAACAAGACGAAAAAGCACTTGAAGATTTAAAAAAAGCTCTAGAACTAAGCCCAATGAACATTATTCGTTATGAAGGTTGTACTGAATCATTACTTAAGCAAAATAAAATTGATGAGTGTTTAAGTATACTAAATATTGGTGCAAGTGCAGGATTAAAACATCCTTATATTATTGAAAGATTGGGCTATTGTTACTTTTTGAAAAAAGATTATGTCAATGCTTTAAAGCTATTAAAAGAGGCCGTGCGGATAGATCCAGAAAATGTGAGTTACGCCAATTCTTTAGCTATTTGTTATCGAGATTCAAAAGATTTTGAAAAAGCAGTGTTAACTTATAATCAGATTTTAAAGAAACAACCCGATAATCATCTTGTCTTGTTTAACAAGGCTGTAACACTTATTTTTTGGGATAAAAAGGACGAAGCTATTAAAATACTGCGGCGTATTTTAAAGATAGATCCTAACTACAATAAAGCTAAAGAGAAACTAAGTGAGTTAGGTGCGTCGATAGAAGGTTAG